One window of Epinephelus fuscoguttatus linkage group LG9, E.fuscoguttatus.final_Chr_v1 genomic DNA carries:
- the ltc4s gene encoding leukotriene C4 synthase, with protein sequence MFKSRNSLSRNIHLTCVGWSLTWLTVSLCPAPLQVYSLPVLPACTLRLCFSAQVCVCVRVCVCLLPVALTRRPAAEMSEDAVGLGAVTVLGVLEQAYFSLQVIYARRKYSVSPPATTGPPEFERVFRAQANCSEYFPIFITVLWTSGVFFSQGVSSVCGLLYLYARFRYFHGYSQSAQGRLAPLYLSAKVLWVLIGFSCLGVFLAFCRVYLDVDLLQALGSALSVV encoded by the exons atgtttaaaaGCAGAAATTCTTTGTCCAGAAACATCCACCTCACCTGTGTGGGCTGGTCACTCACCTGGCTTACTGTCAGTCTTTGCCCCGCCCCCCTGCAGGTGTACTCTCTGCCAGTGTTACCTGCCTGTACCCTCAGACTGTGTTTCAgtgctcaggtgtgtgtgtgtgtgagagtgtgtgtctgcctcctgCCTGTCGCTCTGACTCGCCGTCCCGCTGCAGAGATGTCGGAGGACGCAGTCGGCCTCGGTGCTGTGACCGTGCTGGGCGTCCTGGAGCAAG ccTATTTCTCTCTGCAGGTGATCTACGCCAGGAGGAAGTACTCAGTGTCTCCGCCCGCCACCACTGGACCGCCAGAGTTTGAGAGGGTCTTCAGAGCTCA agcCAACTGTTCAGAGTATTTCCCCATCTTCATCACCGTCCTGTGGACGTCTGGAGTCTTCTTCAGCCAAG GTGTGTCTTCAGTCTGTGGGCTGCTCTATCTGTACGCACGCTTCAGATACTTTCATGGATACTCACAGTCTGCACAGGGACG GCTGGCTCCTCTGTATCTCAGCGCTAAGGTCCTCTGGGTTCTGATCGGGTTCTCGTGTCTCGGTGTGTTCCTCGCCTTCTGCAGAGTCTACCTGGACGTGGACCTGCTGCAGGCGCTCGGCTCTGCCCTCAGTGTCGTCTGA